A window from Chaetodon trifascialis isolate fChaTrf1 chromosome 5, fChaTrf1.hap1, whole genome shotgun sequence encodes these proteins:
- the zbtb33 gene encoding transcriptional regulator Kaiso — MPSLKLISATDTQYSATVLKSMNEQRNHGIFCDVTIIIQERKFRAHKTILSASSTYFHQLFSVAGQVIELNFIRAEIFEEILNYIYTSKIVRVRSDMLEELINAGQILGVKFIANLGSPLSQVKGLPGLSKDTENKSDASTEMMPIITESFSISAEEFNQTTRSAGNDDDSDSDVMFVSQTSTANQKASSGEVIDLDSADPEKKSVNQNTESDQAVAKPTEKTKTPVKTDAPKPPSISCPNPSLPNSSPLCSPDSSSNNSSSPARVSSGSAPTTPARASSFTPEPSSASQSSENSDIMGVHKKQVSTSSQQGDFKIRLSDVSEGPANQSNIPKSMIATKKTVTLHTATEIDSISSGCKVYANIGENTYDIVPVKEDPGEGGSKANKGKRSLMATPLKPLEKTATSQKTSPNKKRTKTELEDHYELIMDGKTFYVCIVCKRPYVCLTSLRRHFNTHSWEKKYPCRYCNKVFALAEYRTKHEIHHTGERRYQCLVCNEMFMNYQLLSTHCKQVHNEDPSGRKEKDDGDNNLYRLLPCKTVQMKPYSWTTGGQGVPVISEDGSVHHITSVSEDVHSSTQTRMLNWDDIFVEPDAHMPPDNHPRPGSTINSPPQGATEFDFVIPETY, encoded by the coding sequence ATGCCAAGTCTAAAGCTGATATCGGCGACCGACACGCAGTACTCGGCAACTGTGCTGAAGTCTATGAACGAGCAGCGAAACCATGGAATATTTTGTGATGTCACCATTATCATACAGGAAAGGAAATTCAGAGCTCACAAAACAATCCTGTCTGCCTCAAGTACGTATTTCCACCAGCTCTTCAGCGTCGCTGGACAAGTCATCGAGTTAAACTTCATCAGAGCTGAAATCTTTGAGGAGAttcttaattacatttacaCCTCCAAAATTGTCCGCGTCCGCTCCGACATGCTTGAGGAGCTCATAAATGCTGGACAGATACTGGGAGTCAAGTTCATTGCAAACCTGGGGTCACCATTATCACAAGTGAAGGGTCTCCCCGGCTTGTCAaaggacacagaaaacaaaagtgacGCATCCACAGAGATGATGCCGATCATCACAGAGTCCTTCTCGATATCTGCAGAGGAATTCAATCAGACAACCAGATCTGCGGGTAATGATGATGACTCGGACAGCGATGTCATGTTCGTCTCCCAAACCAGCACAGCCAATCAAAAAGCCAGCTCAGGGGAGGTTATTGATTTGGATTCTGCTGatccagaaaaaaaatcagtgaatcAAAATACAGAATCAGATCAAGCAGTTGCAAAACCTACAGAGAAAACCAAAACCCCTGTTAAAACAGATGCTCCAAAACCCCCCAGCATCAGCTGTCCAAACCCCAGTTTGCCCAACAGCAGCCCGCTGTGCAGTCCAGACAGCAGCTCCAATAACTCGTCTTCCCCTGCAAGAGTTTCCTCAGGAAGTGCTCCCACAACTCCAGCCAGGGCAAGCAGTTTCACCCCGGAGCCTTCGAGTGCCTCTCAGTCCTCTGAAAACAGCGATATAATGGGAGTCCACAAGAAGCAAGTCTCTACTTCATCCCAGCAAGGCGATTTCAAAATACGGCTCTCGGATGTGTCTGAAGGGCCAGCAAATCAATCAAACATTCCTAAATCAATGATTGCAACAAAAAAGACGGTGACACtccacacagccacagagaTTGATTCAATTTCATCAGGCTGTAAAGTGTATGCCAATATTGGAGAAAATACTTATGACATTGTCCCAGTGAAGGAAGATCCAGGCGAAGGAGGCTCGAAAGCCAATAAGGGGAAGAGGTCATTAATGGCAACGCCCTTGAAACCCTTGGAGAAAACAGCCACGTCACAGAAGACCAGCCCAAACAAGAAGaggaccaaaacagagctggagGATCACTATGAGCTGATCATGGACGGGAAGACTTTTTACGTGTGCATCGTCTGCAAGCGCCCCTACGTGTGTCTGACGAGTCTCCGCCGCCACTTCAACACCCACTCGTGGGAAAAGAAGTACCCGTGTCGCTACTGTAACAAGGTCTTTGCTCTGGCCGAGTACAGAACTAAACACGAAATCCACCACACGGGAGAGAGGAGGTACCAGTGCTTGGTGTGCAATGAAATGTTCATGAACTACCAGTTACTGTCCACCCACTGCAAGCAAGTCCACAACGAGGATCCCAGcgggaggaaagagaaagacgaCGGCGACAACAACTTGTACCGACTGCTGCCATGTAAAACGGTGCAGATGAAGCCGTACTCATGGACTACTGGCGGGCAGGGGGTCCCTGTCATATCCGAGGATGGCAGCGTGCATCACATAACGAGCGTCAGCGAAGACGTCCACTCTTCAACCCAGACCAGGATGTTGAACTGGGATGACATCTTTGTGGAGCCCGACGCTCACATGCCTCCTGATAATCATCCCCGACCGGGGTCAACCATTAACTCTCCCCCACAGGGAGCCACAGAGTTTGACTTTGTTATACCAGAGACCTACTGA
- the nkap gene encoding NF-kappa-B-activating protein isoform X2: MPLSDRSSSDGSGESRSPRARRPRTRSRSRSRNRNDSREQSLSPDSFGPKLPKPRNKEREREERERRFREAKNLRRIRIGSPRRSRSRSRSRSRERHNNSHSHNHNHNHWSEQRDAPGKHGGFRDDYYYEQQRDDAQRQRQEAFIARRLQERERIGELGCPEVWGYSPRVKEPDSDEFTPVEEDEKNSSSDSSSEEEKKKKKKKKKSKKKKNKKHSEDSELESDSDEIKKKKKKKKSKKSKKSKKKKAKKSRKESSNSSSEESEEEEEEDPNGVMWVEKTCMDEHVVGPEAPLTHMSQDDRPLDFGHALLPGEGAAMAEYVKAGKRIPRRGEIGLTSDEIANFEKSGYVMSGSRHRRMEAVRLRKENQIYSADEKRALASFNQEERRKRESKILSSFREMVYRKTKGKEEK; encoded by the exons ATGCCACTGTCGGATCGCTCGAGCTCCGACGGCAGCGGGGAGTCACGGAGTCCTCGGGCCCGGAGACCCCGGACTCGGTCCCGCAGCCGCAGCCGCAACCGCAACGATAGCCGTGAACAGAGCCTTTCTCCAGATAGCTTCGGGCCCAAACTGCCGAAGCCGCGGAACAAGGAGCGGGAACGCGAGGAACGGGAGCGCCGATTCCGAGAGGCGAAAAACCTCAGACGGATCCGCATCGGAAGCCCCCGCCGTAGTCGGTCCAGGTCGAGGTCCAGGTCCAGAGAGCGTCACAACAACAGCCACAGtcacaaccacaaccacaaccacTGGTCCGAGCAGCGGGACGCTCCTGGAAAACACGGAGGCTTCAGAGATGATTATTACTACGAGCAGCAGAGGGACGacgctcagagacagagacaagaggcGTTTATTGCGAG GCGCctgcaagagagggagaggattgGTGAGTTAGGCTGTCCTGAAGTTTGGGGATATTCACCACGAGTGAAAGAGCCAGA ctctgaTGAGTTCACACCTGTGGAAGAAGACGAGAAAAACAGCAGTTCAGACTCGAGCTCAGAAG aagagaagaagaagaaaaagaagaagaagaaatccaagaagaaaaagaacaaaaagcacTCAGAAGACAGCGAGCTGGAATCAGATTCAGATG aaataaagaagaagaagaagaaaaagaagagcaaaaa GTCCAAGAagtccaagaagaagaaggcgaAGAAGAGCCGCAAGGAGTCGAGCAACTCCAGCAGCGAagagtcagaggaggaagaggaagaggatccCAACGGGGTCATGTGGGTGGAGAAGACCTGCATGGACGAACACGTGGTCGGTCCAGAAGCTCCGCTCACCCACATGTCCCAGGACGACAGACCTTTGGA CTTTGGTCATGCGCTGTTGCCAGGTGAAGGTGCTGCGATGGCGGAGTACGTGAAAGCGGGCAAACGTATCCCGAGAAGAGGTGAAATCGGTCTGACTAGTGACGAGATCGCAAACTTTGAGAAGTCTGGCTACGTGATGAGCGGCAGCAG ACATCGTCGTATGGAGGCTGTGCGTCTGAGAAAGGAAAACCAGATCTACAGCGCAGATGAAAAGAGAGCGCTGGCCTCCTTCaaccaggaggagaggaggaagagggaaagcAAGATCCTGTCGAGCTTCAGGGAGATGGTGTACAGGAAGACCAAAGGCAAGGAGGAGAAGTGA
- the nkap gene encoding NF-kappa-B-activating protein isoform X1 gives MPLSDRSSSDGSGESRSPRARRPRTRSRSRSRNRNDSREQSLSPDSFGPKLPKPRNKEREREERERRFREAKNLRRIRIGSPRRSRSRSRSRSRERHNNSHSHNHNHNHWSEQRDAPGKHGGFRDDYYYEQQRDDAQRQRQEAFIARRLQERERIGELGCPEVWGYSPRVKEPDSDEFTPVEEDEKNSSSDSSSEEEKKKKKKKKKSKKKKNKKHSEDSELESDSDEEEIKKKKKKKKSKKSKKSKKKKAKKSRKESSNSSSEESEEEEEEDPNGVMWVEKTCMDEHVVGPEAPLTHMSQDDRPLDFGHALLPGEGAAMAEYVKAGKRIPRRGEIGLTSDEIANFEKSGYVMSGSRHRRMEAVRLRKENQIYSADEKRALASFNQEERRKRESKILSSFREMVYRKTKGKEEK, from the exons ATGCCACTGTCGGATCGCTCGAGCTCCGACGGCAGCGGGGAGTCACGGAGTCCTCGGGCCCGGAGACCCCGGACTCGGTCCCGCAGCCGCAGCCGCAACCGCAACGATAGCCGTGAACAGAGCCTTTCTCCAGATAGCTTCGGGCCCAAACTGCCGAAGCCGCGGAACAAGGAGCGGGAACGCGAGGAACGGGAGCGCCGATTCCGAGAGGCGAAAAACCTCAGACGGATCCGCATCGGAAGCCCCCGCCGTAGTCGGTCCAGGTCGAGGTCCAGGTCCAGAGAGCGTCACAACAACAGCCACAGtcacaaccacaaccacaaccacTGGTCCGAGCAGCGGGACGCTCCTGGAAAACACGGAGGCTTCAGAGATGATTATTACTACGAGCAGCAGAGGGACGacgctcagagacagagacaagaggcGTTTATTGCGAG GCGCctgcaagagagggagaggattgGTGAGTTAGGCTGTCCTGAAGTTTGGGGATATTCACCACGAGTGAAAGAGCCAGA ctctgaTGAGTTCACACCTGTGGAAGAAGACGAGAAAAACAGCAGTTCAGACTCGAGCTCAGAAG aagagaagaagaagaaaaagaagaagaagaaatccaagaagaaaaagaacaaaaagcacTCAGAAGACAGCGAGCTGGAATCAGATTCAGATG aagaagaaataaagaagaagaagaagaaaaagaagagcaaaaa GTCCAAGAagtccaagaagaagaaggcgaAGAAGAGCCGCAAGGAGTCGAGCAACTCCAGCAGCGAagagtcagaggaggaagaggaagaggatccCAACGGGGTCATGTGGGTGGAGAAGACCTGCATGGACGAACACGTGGTCGGTCCAGAAGCTCCGCTCACCCACATGTCCCAGGACGACAGACCTTTGGA CTTTGGTCATGCGCTGTTGCCAGGTGAAGGTGCTGCGATGGCGGAGTACGTGAAAGCGGGCAAACGTATCCCGAGAAGAGGTGAAATCGGTCTGACTAGTGACGAGATCGCAAACTTTGAGAAGTCTGGCTACGTGATGAGCGGCAGCAG ACATCGTCGTATGGAGGCTGTGCGTCTGAGAAAGGAAAACCAGATCTACAGCGCAGATGAAAAGAGAGCGCTGGCCTCCTTCaaccaggaggagaggaggaagagggaaagcAAGATCCTGTCGAGCTTCAGGGAGATGGTGTACAGGAAGACCAAAGGCAAGGAGGAGAAGTGA